The proteins below are encoded in one region of Acidithiobacillus ferrooxidans ATCC 23270:
- a CDS encoding FkbM family methyltransferase, translating into MTTFRPIAFVMASTNHGAMIVNRNDYRIVPGGAFGVGHQILTSSSFDQPEVDLVLQLLSARRTHHGDGVFAIDCGANIGVHTIEWAKLMYGWGSVVAFEAQERIFYALAGNIAINNCFNARAEWAAVGAGNGFIGVPSPDYNLPSSYGSLELKKSASNEFIGQEIDYSEEKAIRTRMVAIDQAISGRVDFIKIDVEGMEIDVLHGARETIIRNKPGMLIEKIKSEENELIGFVTGLGYKTFQFGINIIAVHESDPVISMINTTV; encoded by the coding sequence TTGACCACCTTCAGACCAATTGCATTTGTCATGGCGTCAACCAATCATGGCGCCATGATAGTCAACAGAAATGACTACAGAATCGTTCCCGGCGGGGCATTTGGCGTTGGCCATCAAATACTCACGTCGTCGTCTTTCGACCAGCCCGAAGTGGATCTCGTCCTGCAGTTGTTATCCGCCAGAAGAACCCACCATGGCGATGGCGTCTTTGCCATCGATTGCGGCGCCAATATAGGCGTTCACACCATAGAGTGGGCAAAGCTCATGTACGGTTGGGGATCGGTGGTCGCCTTTGAAGCGCAGGAAAGAATTTTTTATGCGCTGGCCGGAAACATCGCCATCAACAACTGCTTCAACGCCAGAGCCGAATGGGCCGCCGTCGGCGCCGGCAACGGGTTCATCGGGGTTCCGTCACCGGACTACAACCTGCCGTCGAGCTACGGCAGCCTGGAATTGAAAAAATCGGCAAGCAACGAATTCATCGGCCAGGAAATAGACTATTCCGAAGAAAAAGCCATCCGGACGCGGATGGTTGCCATTGATCAGGCGATAAGCGGACGGGTGGATTTTATCAAAATTGATGTCGAGGGGATGGAAATCGATGTGCTCCATGGCGCAAGGGAAACGATCATACGCAATAAGCCGGGCATGCTCATTGAAAAAATCAAGTCAGAGGAAAACGAACTGATCGGATTCGTTACCGGGTTAGGCTATAAAACATTCCAATTTGGGATCAATATAATCGCCGTACACGAATCGGATCCGGTGATCTCCATGATCAATACCACGGTGTAG
- a CDS encoding alpha/beta fold hydrolase, whose product MKRSFTSDSGRVVSYEDIGDPNGRLPVLFLHGTPGSRLQLELLPAALRNGLRWVAFDRAGYGASDRQPGLTMTEVAATGEALAKHLGLDAFHVLGFSGGGPYALACARAMPGRVRTVHLASSSGPAELPEVRSAFGLQDHTIFILVRHAPWLFRALLRLRMAGMQRRPERFVAQFAAKMTTRDHALLMAPDVLAKLCDDLREALRQGTAGMADDFAVLNRPWPFHLEDIRVPVHVWQGAQDHVNSLQVGLAMAAHLPTAQFHLLESGSHTLLLTHAAEIRAALDQDAVLAASQEPAK is encoded by the coding sequence ATGAAACGGTCGTTCACCTCGGATTCCGGCCGGGTCGTATCCTATGAAGACATCGGTGACCCGAACGGGAGGTTGCCGGTATTGTTCCTTCACGGTACGCCCGGCTCCCGCCTGCAACTGGAGTTGCTGCCTGCAGCCCTGCGTAACGGTCTGCGCTGGGTCGCCTTCGACCGGGCGGGATATGGAGCATCGGACCGGCAGCCGGGACTGACCATGACCGAAGTGGCGGCGACGGGCGAAGCTCTGGCAAAGCATCTGGGGCTGGACGCCTTTCACGTGCTGGGTTTCTCCGGCGGTGGTCCCTACGCGCTGGCCTGCGCCCGCGCCATGCCGGGGCGAGTGCGCACCGTGCATCTGGCGAGCAGCTCGGGACCGGCGGAGCTTCCCGAGGTACGATCCGCATTCGGTCTTCAGGACCACACCATCTTTATCCTGGTGCGCCATGCACCGTGGCTTTTCAGGGCGTTGTTGCGCCTCAGAATGGCGGGTATGCAGCGGAGGCCGGAGCGCTTCGTGGCGCAGTTCGCGGCAAAGATGACTACCCGGGACCATGCCCTGCTGATGGCGCCCGACGTTCTGGCGAAGCTTTGCGACGACTTGCGGGAGGCGTTGCGGCAAGGGACTGCAGGGATGGCTGACGATTTCGCGGTGCTCAACCGCCCCTGGCCCTTCCATTTGGAGGACATCCGGGTGCCGGTGCATGTCTGGCAGGGTGCGCAGGATCATGTGAACAGTCTGCAGGTTGGTCTGGCGATGGCTGCACATTTGCCGACGGCGCAGTTCCATCTCCTGGAGTCAGGCTCGCATACGCTGTTGCTGACCCATGCCGCGGAGATCCGTGCGGCGTTGGACCAGGATGCGGTCCTGGCCGCTTCGCAGGAACCCGCTAAATGA
- a CDS encoding HAD family hydrolase, whose amino-acid sequence MILPPDDCRLIIFDWDGTLMDSISTICGCLAHAFGYAGLADRGTQQYREIIGLGLEDALAALAPDADRSTRERILAGYRECFFGTPVREMPLFPGVEDTVVQLADAGYEIAVATGKARRGLDRVLGEHPRLAACISASRCADESRSKPDPLMLRELLRHYDLPPAAAIMVGDTVHDMEMAVAAGVLPVGVLCGVHGAERLDASGAAMCFADPTALPGWLIRKRPRFE is encoded by the coding sequence ATGATTTTGCCCCCTGATGATTGCCGACTGATCATTTTCGATTGGGACGGCACCCTCATGGACAGCATTTCTACCATCTGCGGCTGTCTGGCCCATGCTTTTGGCTATGCAGGGCTGGCGGATCGCGGAACGCAGCAGTACCGGGAAATCATCGGATTGGGACTGGAAGACGCCTTGGCGGCTCTCGCCCCCGATGCGGATAGGTCTACCCGGGAACGGATTCTGGCGGGTTACCGGGAGTGCTTTTTCGGCACGCCGGTCCGTGAAATGCCCCTCTTTCCGGGGGTGGAAGACACGGTGGTGCAACTCGCCGATGCTGGCTATGAGATCGCCGTGGCCACCGGCAAAGCCCGCCGCGGCCTGGATCGGGTGCTGGGCGAGCATCCCCGACTCGCCGCTTGCATCAGCGCCAGTCGCTGTGCCGATGAAAGCCGCTCCAAACCAGACCCCCTGATGCTCCGCGAACTGCTACGGCACTACGATCTGCCCCCAGCGGCGGCCATCATGGTGGGCGACACCGTGCACGACATGGAAATGGCCGTGGCCGCCGGGGTCTTGCCGGTGGGGGTGCTCTGCGGCGTACACGGCGCGGAACGCCTGGATGCCAGCGGTGCCGCGATGTGTTTTGCCGACCCCACCGCCTTGCCTGGGTGGCTCATTCGCAAACGCCCCAGGTTTGAATAG
- the rluC gene encoding 23S rRNA pseudouridine(955/2504/2580) synthase RluC — MAENGVRQWQVTDAEAGQRLDNFLLRVMKGVPRSHIYKILRSGEVRVNKGRARPHYHLAEGDVLRLPPVRVAAPSDPAVLPAYLQGQLEAAVLYEDSHLLVLDKPSGLAVHGGSGLSWGVIEALRQLRPDARELELVHRLDRDTSGCLIFSKKRSALRALHEALRAGLMEKRYLVLAAGDWQGEARSVRLALRKNTLQSGERMVRVDPVEGKAAHTHFLPLERFRGAVLLQADLDTGRTHQIRVHLQAIGHAVAGDEKYGDAAFNQRLRALGLRRLFLHAALVAFRHPQDGRPMRIEAPLPADLQAILTPLRKESAG; from the coding sequence ATGGCGGAAAACGGGGTGCGACAATGGCAGGTGACCGACGCGGAAGCCGGGCAGAGGCTGGATAACTTCCTCTTGCGGGTGATGAAAGGTGTGCCGCGCTCCCATATCTACAAAATCCTGCGCAGCGGCGAAGTTCGGGTGAACAAGGGGCGGGCGCGACCGCACTACCACCTGGCAGAGGGCGACGTGCTGCGACTGCCGCCGGTGCGGGTGGCGGCGCCCAGCGATCCCGCCGTACTGCCAGCCTACCTGCAGGGCCAGTTGGAAGCCGCTGTCCTTTACGAAGACTCCCATCTGCTGGTGCTGGACAAGCCCAGCGGGCTGGCCGTGCATGGGGGATCGGGCTTGAGCTGGGGCGTCATCGAAGCATTGCGCCAGTTGCGGCCCGATGCCCGTGAACTGGAGCTGGTACATCGCCTGGACCGCGACACCTCCGGCTGTCTGATATTCAGCAAGAAACGCTCGGCGCTGCGTGCGCTCCATGAAGCCCTGCGGGCAGGCCTCATGGAGAAACGTTATCTGGTGCTGGCGGCCGGTGACTGGCAGGGCGAAGCGCGTTCCGTGCGTCTGGCCCTGCGCAAGAACACCCTGCAGTCCGGCGAGCGCATGGTGCGGGTGGACCCAGTGGAGGGTAAGGCCGCACATACACATTTCCTGCCACTGGAACGTTTCCGCGGCGCGGTGCTGTTGCAGGCGGACCTCGATACCGGGCGTACGCACCAGATTCGGGTTCACCTGCAAGCGATTGGGCATGCGGTGGCAGGCGATGAGAAATACGGCGATGCGGCCTTCAACCAGCGTCTGCGCGCCCTGGGCCTGCGGCGACTTTTTTTGCACGCGGCCCTGGTGGCCTTCCGCCACCCGCAGGACGGCCGGCCCATGCGCATCGAGGCCCCGCTGCCTGCTGATCTGCAAGCCATTCTCACCCCACTGCGTAAGGAGTCTGCCGGATGA
- the gltX gene encoding glutamate--tRNA ligase, translating into MAQYYTTMNLKSRFAPSPTGYLHLGNARTALFAWLAARGAGGTFILRLEDTDQQRSPEIYERALLEDLRWFGIDWDEGPDRGGDHGPYRQMERLAVYGRYYAHLQSSGQAYACYCSADDLAAERAVQRSAGKAPRYGGRCRHLDAAARAEREAAGLLPTLRFRVPDQGTLTVPDLVWGERHYALADLGDFVIRRSDGSPAFFFANAVDDALMEVNLVLRGEDHLTNTPRQILILQALGLPVPAYGHLPLLLGADGQPLSKRYGAASLRDLRKDGYLAAALRNYLARLGHHYSATGFLDSRALAQGFALNQISRAPSHFDMVQLQHWQHEAVQSLDDAAVWNWLAPLLRGKVPMGLEMPFVAAVRANILLPGDALDWAERCFGAPALAADAVEAITGVSPEFWSVAQATLQASGGDYRRWTKALQQASGRRGKALFMPLRAALTGLTHGPELAALLPLIGEERALARLHAAARRPSTPIETTL; encoded by the coding sequence ATGGCGCAATACTATACCACCATGAATCTCAAGAGTCGCTTTGCGCCCAGCCCCACCGGTTACCTGCACCTTGGCAATGCCCGCACAGCCCTTTTCGCCTGGCTGGCGGCGCGCGGCGCGGGTGGAACATTCATTTTACGTCTGGAAGATACAGATCAGCAGCGCTCCCCCGAGATCTATGAGAGGGCCCTGCTGGAAGATCTGCGGTGGTTCGGCATCGACTGGGACGAAGGTCCGGATCGGGGGGGCGATCACGGCCCCTACCGGCAGATGGAGCGTCTGGCCGTTTATGGCCGGTACTATGCCCATTTGCAGTCCAGTGGACAGGCTTATGCCTGCTATTGCAGCGCCGACGACCTCGCCGCGGAGCGCGCTGTGCAGCGTTCCGCCGGAAAGGCGCCGCGCTATGGGGGGCGCTGCCGGCACCTCGACGCCGCGGCGCGGGCCGAGCGCGAGGCGGCCGGGTTATTGCCTACCCTGCGGTTCCGGGTGCCGGATCAGGGTACCCTCACGGTGCCGGATCTGGTCTGGGGTGAGCGACATTATGCGCTGGCCGATCTGGGGGATTTTGTCATCCGTCGCAGCGACGGCAGCCCGGCTTTTTTTTTCGCCAATGCGGTCGACGACGCGCTGATGGAGGTGAATCTGGTTTTGCGCGGCGAGGATCATCTGACCAATACGCCCCGGCAAATTTTGATATTGCAGGCGCTGGGTTTACCGGTTCCCGCTTATGGGCACCTGCCTTTATTGCTCGGGGCCGACGGTCAGCCCCTGTCCAAACGATACGGAGCTGCCAGCCTGCGTGATCTGCGCAAGGACGGTTATCTGGCCGCGGCGCTGCGCAACTACCTTGCCCGTCTGGGTCATCATTACAGCGCGACGGGCTTTCTGGATAGCAGGGCGTTGGCGCAGGGCTTTGCGCTGAACCAGATCAGCCGGGCGCCCAGCCATTTTGATATGGTGCAGTTGCAGCACTGGCAGCACGAAGCGGTGCAGTCGCTGGACGATGCCGCCGTCTGGAACTGGCTCGCGCCACTGCTGCGGGGTAAGGTGCCGATGGGGCTGGAAATGCCTTTCGTGGCGGCGGTGCGTGCCAATATCCTGCTGCCTGGCGATGCCCTGGATTGGGCCGAGCGCTGTTTTGGCGCTCCCGCGTTGGCTGCCGATGCAGTCGAGGCTATCACCGGAGTCAGTCCGGAGTTCTGGTCCGTCGCTCAGGCGACGCTGCAGGCGTCCGGTGGAGACTACCGGCGCTGGACAAAAGCCTTGCAGCAGGCTAGCGGGCGTCGCGGCAAGGCGTTGTTCATGCCCCTGCGCGCCGCACTCACCGGGCTCACCCACGGCCCGGAACTGGCGGCGCTCCTTCCCCTCATCGGCGAAGAGCGCGCCCTGGCGCGTCTCCATGCCGCTGCCCGACGCCCCTCAACGCCCATCGAGACCACCCTATGA
- the cysS gene encoding cysteine--tRNA ligase, producing MINLPVVTLFDTLRRSKTPLEVLRPNHVGLYVCGMTVYDFCHLGHARVMVTFDTVVRYLRERGYEVTYVRNITDIDDKIIRRALECGESIQSLTARFIDAMHEDEAALLCRRPDLEPRATEHVGAMQTLIGELIHRGHAYVAANGDVYYAVRSFPEYGRLSGKSIDELTSGARVEVGEEKRDPLDFALWKAAKPGEPSWPSAWGEGRPGWHIECSAMSADALGCAFDIHGGGADLQFPHHENEIAQSQGAGCAFAHYWMHNGFVRINDEKMSKSLNNFFTVRELLPRYSGEVLRFFILSSHYRSPLNYAEDALEQARAGLTRLYTALRGMPRPKIVAEMGSEWRERFHAAMSDDFHTPAALAVLFDLARELNRLRDEGSEVAAPLATLLRELAGVLGLLQQDAEGFLRGHDADVSWIDGRIAARAAARQARDFAGADAIRQELTAAGVILEDGPGGTTWRRG from the coding sequence ATGATCAATCTGCCCGTAGTGACCCTCTTTGACACCCTGCGCCGCAGTAAAACGCCGCTAGAGGTGCTGCGCCCCAATCATGTGGGACTCTATGTCTGCGGGATGACCGTATACGACTTCTGTCATCTCGGCCATGCCCGGGTCATGGTCACCTTCGATACGGTGGTGCGCTATCTGCGTGAGCGCGGATATGAGGTGACCTACGTTCGCAATATCACCGATATCGACGACAAGATCATTCGTCGGGCGTTGGAGTGTGGCGAGTCGATTCAGTCACTCACGGCACGTTTCATCGATGCCATGCATGAAGATGAGGCGGCGTTGCTCTGCCGGAGACCTGATCTGGAACCGCGGGCGACGGAGCATGTGGGCGCCATGCAAACCCTGATCGGCGAACTCATCCACAGAGGGCATGCCTATGTGGCGGCCAATGGCGATGTGTACTACGCGGTGCGCAGTTTTCCGGAGTATGGCCGCCTTTCCGGCAAGTCCATCGACGAGTTGACGTCGGGTGCGCGGGTCGAAGTCGGCGAAGAAAAACGCGATCCTCTGGATTTTGCCCTGTGGAAAGCGGCCAAGCCCGGCGAGCCGTCCTGGCCTTCAGCGTGGGGAGAGGGGCGGCCGGGCTGGCATATCGAGTGCTCCGCCATGTCCGCCGACGCCCTGGGCTGTGCCTTTGACATACATGGCGGTGGTGCCGATCTGCAGTTCCCGCATCATGAGAATGAAATCGCCCAGTCCCAGGGCGCGGGCTGTGCTTTTGCCCATTACTGGATGCACAACGGCTTTGTTCGCATCAACGACGAGAAAATGTCAAAATCCCTGAATAATTTCTTCACGGTGCGGGAGCTTCTGCCCCGCTATTCCGGCGAAGTGCTGCGTTTTTTCATTCTCTCCAGCCATTACCGCAGCCCATTGAATTATGCGGAAGACGCGCTGGAGCAGGCGAGAGCGGGCCTCACGCGGCTCTATACCGCCCTGCGTGGAATGCCCAGACCTAAAATCGTGGCGGAGATGGGGAGCGAGTGGCGGGAGCGTTTCCATGCCGCCATGAGTGATGATTTTCATACGCCGGCAGCCCTTGCCGTGCTTTTTGATCTGGCCCGCGAACTGAATCGCCTGCGGGACGAAGGCAGTGAGGTGGCAGCGCCGCTCGCCACCCTGTTACGGGAACTGGCGGGTGTGCTGGGCTTGCTGCAACAGGACGCCGAGGGTTTTCTTCGCGGCCACGACGCGGACGTATCCTGGATCGATGGCCGTATTGCCGCGCGCGCCGCGGCGCGACAGGCCCGTGATTTTGCCGGAGCCGACGCCATCCGGCAGGAATTGACAGCCGCTGGAGTCATCCTCGAAGATGGCCCCGGCGGTACCACATGGCGGCGGGGCTAA
- a CDS encoding methyltransferase family protein: protein MMISAVLLLALLSAWILLELYLEYFFRSPMNANRQDGGSSKIFNIVILSSVGSWAFVLALEIRQEPHIALYLPRVGVSLLVAGLMLRTYAIMTLRRYFTVDLAIQPGHRLIRHGPYRMVRHPSYTGALLCFLGLALSFGYWATAILIVVPVILAYLWRIAKEERILADAFGIAYQEYRNCTYCLVPGII from the coding sequence ATGATGATATCTGCTGTTCTGCTGTTGGCGCTGTTATCAGCGTGGATATTGCTGGAGTTGTACCTGGAATACTTTTTCCGTTCCCCCATGAATGCGAACAGGCAGGATGGCGGGTCTTCGAAAATATTCAACATCGTGATCCTGTCCAGCGTAGGAAGCTGGGCGTTCGTGTTGGCGCTGGAGATCCGCCAGGAGCCACATATCGCGCTCTATCTGCCGCGGGTGGGGGTTTCGTTACTGGTGGCGGGACTCATGTTGCGAACATACGCGATCATGACGTTGAGGAGATATTTCACCGTGGATCTGGCCATTCAGCCCGGACACCGGCTGATCCGGCATGGACCCTATCGCATGGTGCGCCATCCGTCCTATACGGGTGCGCTGCTCTGTTTTTTGGGGTTGGCGCTGTCGTTTGGCTACTGGGCCACCGCCATCCTGATCGTCGTTCCTGTCATTTTGGCCTACCTCTGGAGAATCGCCAAAGAGGAACGCATACTCGCGGATGCCTTCGGGATCGCTTATCAGGAATACCGCAACTGCACGTACTGCCTTGTTCCCGGTATCATTTAG
- a CDS encoding Rne/Rng family ribonuclease, giving the protein MKRMLINATHAEELRVALVDGQKLLDLDIERAYREQKKSNIYKGRITRVEPSLEAAFVDYGAERHGFLPLKEIAREYFQQQEQGRKRIQDLVREGQEIIVQVDKEERSSKGAALTTFVSLAGRYLVLMPNNPRAGGVSRRIEGEDRTQIRQHLQLLDIPENMGVIARTAGIGQELEALQRDLEYLKQIWQAIVDTAAPRAAPFLIYQEGNVVVRALRDHFSEDIGEVLIDEEGAYNAAVQFMGSMMPKMVHRLKYYDNDVPLFSRYQIEQQIESAFSREVRLESGGAIVIDHTEALVAVDVNSGRATKGQDIAETAFQTNLEAAEEIARQIRLRDLGGLIVVDFIDMESPKHQREVENKLKEALKLDRARVQLGRISRFGLMEMSRQRLGASLEEASSEPCPRCNGTGQIRGCEATSMHVLRLLYEECMKTGAAEVECQVPVDVAVYLLNEKRRQILELEAKTDTRILVIPTPEMVTPHYQIQRTRVEGGSGRTAPAPGGEGNALPARPSRPTNESAALSPLTAPPPPEVLPPLRTPPAPSSPKAKVPAKVVPPEEGILARLVRALVSRYVPVDAATFLAETSGAEMSASTEQASEISSDEQENSGEGRSGRRRRRGGRRARARRSTQGGENGAESSSADEEAPEGSYTTEEFQDNDLLAGPEDDSHALEELVYPGSVPAAADWHQMLVPATTRTPAADPTFQNDPAREVESLPAEEPASLTVQEPVKDTTRESLRMAVRQEPTPEPVQGDLLAVETMEHGGAVSVAVPGEAEQQSFPLGDG; this is encoded by the coding sequence ATGAAACGGATGTTGATTAATGCTACCCACGCGGAGGAGTTGCGGGTGGCTTTGGTAGATGGTCAAAAACTCCTCGATCTGGATATTGAACGCGCGTACCGGGAACAGAAAAAAAGCAATATTTACAAGGGCCGCATCACCCGTGTGGAGCCGAGCCTCGAAGCCGCCTTCGTCGACTACGGTGCCGAACGGCACGGTTTTCTGCCCCTCAAGGAGATCGCCCGGGAGTACTTCCAGCAGCAGGAGCAGGGCCGCAAGCGCATTCAGGATCTGGTGCGGGAAGGTCAGGAAATCATCGTTCAGGTAGACAAGGAAGAACGCTCCAGCAAAGGCGCGGCGCTCACCACCTTCGTCAGTCTGGCCGGACGCTATCTGGTGCTGATGCCGAACAATCCGCGTGCCGGTGGCGTCTCCCGACGCATCGAAGGCGAGGACCGCACCCAGATCCGCCAGCACCTCCAGCTCCTGGACATCCCCGAAAACATGGGCGTCATCGCCCGTACCGCGGGGATCGGCCAGGAGCTGGAGGCCCTGCAGCGCGACTTGGAATACCTCAAACAGATCTGGCAGGCCATCGTCGATACGGCGGCGCCGCGCGCCGCGCCTTTCCTGATTTATCAGGAGGGTAATGTCGTGGTTCGCGCCCTGCGCGATCACTTTTCCGAGGATATCGGCGAGGTGCTGATCGACGAGGAAGGCGCCTACAATGCCGCGGTGCAGTTCATGGGCTCCATGATGCCGAAAATGGTGCATCGCCTGAAATACTACGACAACGACGTACCTCTTTTCTCCCGCTACCAGATCGAGCAGCAGATCGAGTCCGCATTCAGCCGCGAAGTGCGCCTGGAGTCGGGGGGAGCCATCGTCATCGACCACACCGAAGCGCTGGTGGCCGTCGACGTGAATTCGGGGCGCGCCACCAAGGGACAGGATATTGCGGAGACCGCATTTCAGACCAACCTGGAAGCCGCTGAGGAGATCGCCCGGCAGATTCGCCTGCGTGATCTGGGCGGGCTTATCGTGGTCGATTTCATCGATATGGAATCTCCCAAACACCAGCGCGAAGTGGAGAACAAACTCAAGGAGGCACTCAAGCTGGATCGGGCCCGGGTACAGTTGGGGCGCATCTCCCGCTTTGGCCTCATGGAAATGTCCCGGCAACGTCTGGGTGCGAGCCTGGAGGAAGCCTCTTCCGAGCCCTGCCCGCGCTGCAACGGTACCGGTCAGATACGGGGCTGCGAAGCCACCAGCATGCACGTCCTGCGCCTGCTGTATGAGGAGTGCATGAAAACCGGTGCCGCCGAGGTAGAGTGTCAGGTACCGGTGGATGTGGCCGTCTATCTGCTCAACGAAAAACGCCGCCAGATTCTGGAACTCGAGGCCAAAACCGACACCCGTATTCTGGTCATTCCCACGCCAGAGATGGTTACGCCCCATTATCAGATTCAGCGGACGCGCGTGGAGGGCGGCAGCGGCCGGACGGCTCCGGCGCCTGGGGGTGAAGGCAACGCCCTGCCCGCACGCCCCAGCCGCCCGACGAACGAATCCGCGGCCCTGAGTCCGTTGACCGCACCGCCACCGCCCGAGGTGTTGCCACCACTACGCACACCACCGGCACCCAGCAGCCCGAAGGCGAAAGTACCTGCCAAGGTCGTTCCGCCGGAAGAAGGCATTCTGGCCCGCCTGGTGCGGGCGCTGGTATCCCGTTATGTGCCCGTTGATGCCGCGACTTTCCTGGCGGAAACCAGTGGTGCCGAGATGTCGGCAAGCACGGAGCAGGCCAGCGAGATCAGCAGCGATGAGCAGGAAAACAGCGGCGAGGGGCGCAGTGGCCGGCGCCGGCGCCGCGGTGGACGCCGGGCGCGCGCCCGGCGTTCCACCCAGGGTGGAGAGAATGGTGCCGAATCCTCTTCGGCAGATGAGGAAGCCCCTGAGGGCAGCTATACGACAGAGGAATTTCAGGATAACGATCTGCTGGCGGGCCCCGAGGATGACAGCCATGCCCTGGAGGAACTCGTCTATCCCGGCTCGGTACCCGCCGCTGCCGACTGGCACCAGATGCTGGTCCCCGCCACGACGCGGACTCCGGCCGCCGATCCGACCTTTCAAAATGATCCGGCACGGGAGGTAGAAAGCCTGCCTGCAGAGGAGCCCGCGTCCTTGACCGTTCAAGAACCGGTCAAAGACACCACTCGGGAATCCTTGCGGATGGCAGTGCGGCAGGAGCCCACCCCGGAACCCGTGCAGGGTGACTTACTGGCCGTGGAGACCATGGAACATGGCGGAGCAGTATCTGTTGCCGTCCCCGGTGAAGCCGAGCAGCAGTCTTTCCCGCTGGGCGACGGTTGA